In Pseudoxanthobacter soli DSM 19599, a single window of DNA contains:
- the alr gene encoding alanine racemase, whose amino-acid sequence MAALAGDMRAFTGGRLVIDLDALVENWRTLAEQAAPAECSAVVKGDAYGIGLDAAVRALTAAGCRTFFVALVSEGLAARSASPDADIFVLNGLPAGAAPVFAAARLSPVLGSQAEIAEWVDYRRSRGGDTPPAALHIDTGMNRLGISLGEVAALAANGTLPGRAGIDLVISHLACADVPDHPMNRSQLKSFRAARALLPGVRVSLANSAATLTDRGYHFDLVRPGIALYGGGAVSGYENPMRPVVTLEARIVQMRSVKAGETVGYGAAETTTRDTRIAIVSVGYADGFPRAAGGRDGDPGALGSLGGIAVPLFGRVSMDLMAFDVTDVPSEFTRRGNYIELFGHHASLDAVAARAGTIPYEILTHLGRRYARRYIGAGRPR is encoded by the coding sequence ATGGCCGCGCTGGCGGGCGACATGCGCGCCTTCACCGGGGGACGGCTCGTCATCGACCTCGACGCCCTCGTCGAGAACTGGCGCACCCTCGCCGAGCAGGCCGCTCCGGCGGAATGCTCCGCTGTCGTCAAGGGCGACGCCTACGGTATCGGCCTGGACGCGGCGGTGCGCGCGCTGACGGCGGCAGGCTGCCGCACGTTCTTCGTCGCGCTCGTGTCAGAAGGGCTGGCGGCCCGCTCCGCGTCGCCGGACGCAGACATCTTCGTGCTGAACGGCCTGCCCGCCGGTGCGGCGCCGGTGTTCGCGGCGGCTCGGCTGAGCCCGGTGCTCGGCTCCCAGGCGGAGATCGCCGAGTGGGTCGATTACCGCCGCAGCCGCGGCGGCGACACGCCGCCCGCCGCGCTGCACATCGATACCGGCATGAACCGCCTCGGCATCTCGCTGGGCGAAGTCGCGGCGCTCGCCGCGAACGGGACGCTGCCGGGGCGCGCCGGCATCGATCTCGTCATCAGCCATCTCGCCTGCGCCGACGTGCCCGACCACCCGATGAACCGCAGCCAGTTGAAGAGCTTCCGCGCCGCGCGGGCGCTTCTGCCGGGTGTGCGGGTGTCGCTCGCCAACTCGGCGGCGACCCTGACCGATCGCGGCTATCATTTCGACCTGGTGCGGCCGGGCATCGCGCTCTATGGCGGCGGCGCCGTCTCGGGTTACGAGAACCCGATGCGGCCGGTCGTCACCCTGGAGGCGCGCATCGTCCAGATGCGTTCGGTCAAGGCCGGCGAGACAGTCGGCTACGGCGCCGCCGAGACCACCACCCGCGACACCCGCATTGCCATCGTCTCGGTCGGCTATGCGGACGGCTTTCCCCGGGCAGCGGGCGGTCGCGACGGCGACCCGGGTGCCCTCGGCTCGCTCGGCGGCATCGCCGTGCCGCTGTTCGGCCGCGTTTCGATGGACCTGATGGCCTTCGACGTGACGGACGTGCCGTCCGAATTTACCCGGCGCGGCAATTATATCGAGCTGTTCGGCCACCACGCCTCACTCGATGCCGTGGCGGCGCGCGCCGGCACCATTCCCTACGAGATCCTGACCCATCTCGGCCGCCGCTACGCCCGCCGCTATATCGGCGCCGGGCGTCCCCGCTGA
- a CDS encoding replicative DNA helicase — MDATARKIETAGPLARMAPHNVELERQLLGAILVNNETFYRVSDFLEATHFFVDAHRRVYEKISQLIRAGKTASPITLKTFFGADEQIADISVTQYLLRLAADSTTVINAEDHGRLIFDLALRRSLIHIGEDMVNVAFDSPIDTPPKSQIEDAERRLYELAETGRYEGGFQTFSEALTTAVDMAAAAYERAGGLSGLATGLSDLDRSMGGLQRSDLIILAGRPGMGKTSLATNIAYNVARNYKAMALQDGTVKAEDGGIVGFFSLEMSAEQLATRLLAEQSGVPSSLIRRGSIDAEQFERLAATAQEIQTLPLYIDQTGGLSIGQLAARARRLKRQRGLDLLVVDYLQLLQGSAKRSESRVQEITEITTGLKALAKELAVPVLALSQLSRQVESRDDKRPQLSDLRESGSIEQDADVVMFVFREEYYLKNKKPKEGSEEFFSWQNEMETVAGVAEVIIGKQRHGPTGTVLLQFDAEVTRFSNLAREVSLPDRLE; from the coding sequence ATGGACGCCACCGCGCGCAAGATCGAAACGGCCGGGCCGCTCGCCCGCATGGCGCCGCACAACGTGGAACTCGAGCGTCAGTTGCTCGGCGCCATCCTCGTCAACAACGAGACCTTCTATCGCGTCTCCGACTTCCTGGAGGCGACGCACTTCTTCGTCGATGCCCATCGCCGGGTCTATGAGAAGATCTCGCAGCTGATCCGGGCGGGCAAGACCGCCTCGCCGATCACGCTGAAGACCTTCTTCGGCGCCGACGAGCAGATCGCCGACATCTCGGTGACGCAGTACCTGCTGCGCCTTGCCGCCGATTCGACCACCGTCATCAATGCCGAAGACCACGGCCGGCTGATCTTCGACCTCGCGCTGCGGCGCTCGCTGATTCACATCGGCGAGGACATGGTGAATGTCGCGTTCGATTCGCCGATCGACACTCCGCCCAAGAGCCAGATCGAGGACGCCGAGCGCCGGCTCTACGAACTCGCCGAAACTGGGCGCTACGAGGGCGGCTTTCAGACCTTCTCCGAGGCGCTGACGACCGCCGTCGACATGGCGGCTGCCGCCTATGAGCGCGCGGGCGGGCTTTCGGGCCTCGCCACCGGCCTGAGCGACCTCGACCGCAGCATGGGCGGCCTGCAGCGCTCGGACCTCATCATCCTTGCCGGCCGTCCGGGCATGGGCAAGACCTCGCTCGCCACCAACATCGCCTACAACGTCGCCCGCAACTACAAGGCCATGGCGTTGCAGGACGGCACGGTGAAGGCCGAGGATGGCGGCATCGTCGGCTTCTTCTCGCTCGAAATGTCGGCCGAGCAGCTGGCGACGCGCCTTCTCGCCGAACAGTCCGGCGTGCCGTCCTCGCTGATCCGCCGCGGCTCCATCGATGCCGAGCAGTTCGAGCGGCTGGCGGCGACGGCCCAGGAAATCCAGACGCTACCGCTCTATATCGACCAGACCGGCGGCCTTTCCATCGGCCAGCTCGCCGCCCGCGCCCGGCGGCTGAAGCGCCAGCGCGGCCTCGACCTGCTGGTGGTCGATTATCTCCAGCTGCTCCAGGGCTCCGCCAAGCGCTCCGAAAGCCGCGTGCAGGAAATCACCGAGATCACCACCGGCCTCAAGGCGCTCGCCAAGGAGCTCGCCGTGCCCGTGCTGGCGCTCTCCCAGCTTTCCCGTCAGGTGGAATCGCGCGACGACAAGCGGCCGCAGCTCTCGGACCTGCGCGAATCCGGCTCCATCGAGCAGGACGCCGACGTCGTCATGTTCGTGTTCCGCGAGGAATATTATCTCAAGAACAAGAAGCCGAAGGAGGGCTCCGAGGAGTTCTTCTCCTGGCAGAACGAGATGGAGACCGTGGCCGGCGTCGCGGAAGTGATCATCGGCAAGCAGCGACATGGCCCCACGGGCACGGTGCTGCTGCAATTCGATGCCGAAGTGACCCGATTCTCGAATCTCGCGCGCGAAGTTTCGCTGCCCGACAGACTGGAATGA
- a CDS encoding acyltransferase domain-containing protein, whose amino-acid sequence MTLAILCSGQGRQHLGMFALTGEAPQAASLFAQAARLLGGRDPREMVATETPDNLHRNRVGQILAAVQALAAMTVLRDAMPARLIVAGYSVGEVAAWGVAGVVEADVILDLVARRAEAMDAASPAGDGLLFVRGLSRTLIDGLCTRFGTSVAIVNPGDAFVIGGARTALEALAGEARGLNAARVVDVPVEVASHTARLASASVRFRADLEAVPVRRLPVAGIRLLSGIDGAAVVDARSGLDKLAAQISQTVQWDACLQACVEAGATAFLELGPGPALKEMAASAFPESPARCLDDFRTIEGARAWLGRLRSDAGEP is encoded by the coding sequence ATGACCCTCGCGATCCTGTGCTCCGGGCAGGGGCGGCAGCACCTCGGCATGTTCGCGCTGACGGGCGAGGCGCCGCAGGCCGCGAGCCTGTTCGCGCAGGCGGCGCGCCTTCTCGGCGGCCGTGACCCGCGCGAAATGGTGGCGACCGAGACGCCGGACAACCTCCACCGCAACCGCGTCGGCCAGATCCTCGCCGCCGTGCAGGCCCTCGCCGCCATGACGGTCCTGCGCGACGCGATGCCGGCGCGCCTCATCGTCGCCGGCTACAGTGTCGGCGAGGTCGCCGCCTGGGGCGTCGCCGGCGTCGTGGAGGCCGACGTCATCCTCGATCTCGTCGCGCGCCGTGCCGAGGCGATGGATGCCGCGTCGCCGGCGGGCGACGGCCTTCTGTTCGTGCGCGGCCTCTCCCGTACGCTGATCGACGGCCTCTGCACCCGGTTCGGAACCTCGGTCGCCATCGTCAATCCCGGCGACGCCTTCGTCATCGGCGGCGCCCGCACCGCGCTCGAAGCCCTGGCCGGGGAGGCGAGGGGGCTCAACGCCGCCCGCGTCGTCGACGTGCCGGTGGAGGTCGCCTCCCACACGGCGCGTCTGGCGTCGGCATCCGTGCGGTTCCGTGCCGATCTCGAGGCGGTCCCGGTGCGCCGTCTGCCCGTGGCCGGCATCCGGCTCCTGAGCGGCATCGACGGCGCCGCCGTGGTCGATGCCCGCTCGGGGCTCGACAAGCTCGCAGCCCAGATATCGCAGACTGTACAATGGGATGCCTGCCTTCAGGCCTGCGTCGAGGCCGGAGCGACGGCCTTCCTGGAACTCGGCCCGGGCCCTGCCCTCAAGGAGATGGCGGCGAGCGCCTTTCCCGAGAGTCCGGCGCGATGCCTGGACGATTTCCGCACCATTGAGGGCGCACGGGCCTGGCTCGGCCGGCTGCGTTCGGACGCCGGCGAACCGTAG